The genomic stretch CCATCGCCGGACTCTTGACGGACCTGAAAGCGCGCGGGCTCCTGGACTCGACGCTCATCGTGTGGCACGGCGAGTTCGGACGCATGCCGATCTCGCAGCGAGGCGTGGGCCGCGACCACAACCCCGGCGCCATGACGGCGTGGATGGCCGGCGCCGGAATCCGTGGCGGGCAAGTGATCGGCGCGACCGACGAGTTCGGCTACAAGGCGGTGGAGCAGCCGATTTCCGCGCACGACCTGCACGCGACGATGCTGCACCTGCTCGGGATCGACCACGAGAGGCTGACGTACCGATTCAGCGGCCGCGACGTGCGGCTCACGGACGTGGCCGGCACGCTGATACCGCAGATCGTCGGCTGAGCGAGCGAACTCTCAGCACGCCGGAGGCCGGCGAGTGCGGCTTCTGCGGAGTCACTTATTCGGGCCGCCCCAACCAGTGCAAGCGCTGCGGCCATTTGCTCAACGATATCGTCGACGACGTGCGCCGTCTCGCCACGGAAGGCAGAAGGCGCATCCGATCGCAAAA from Gemmatimonadota bacterium encodes the following:
- a CDS encoding DUF1501 domain-containing protein translates to IAGLLTDLKARGLLDSTLIVWHGEFGRMPISQRGVGRDHNPGAMTAWMAGAGIRGGQVIGATDEFGYKAVEQPISAHDLHATMLHLLGIDHERLTYRFSGRDVRLTDVAGTLIPQIVG